A single region of the Halobacterium wangiae genome encodes:
- a CDS encoding VOC family protein, translated as MTAPESPIAKLGHVAAYTPDLAESRWFFEEVLGFKLTERVGDTAYLRGSQDWEHHTLSLTEGETGIDHVAFRTRSPEAVDELGERFEADGLDVTRVAAGEERGQGEAVRVEQFGHQYEFYYDVEKPQAPPEKRSKLHNRNYSEGECNRIAPRRIDHCHVQDDVSPEHAAWLGDVLGFQVNEQFRGEDDELWGWWLSVTALPHDIAIHREPAGSDPEFHHVSYHLDSFQDLWVAADILAEHGIAPDGGPGRHAITQADFLYVSDPASGVRVEFFAGPGYLNFEPDWETIEWTADEIGGATDHQWIGRGPEWTGTPYTGWE; from the coding sequence ATGACCGCCCCGGAGTCGCCGATCGCGAAACTCGGTCACGTCGCCGCCTACACGCCCGACCTGGCCGAGTCGCGGTGGTTCTTCGAGGAGGTGCTGGGCTTCAAGCTGACCGAGCGCGTCGGCGACACCGCCTACCTCCGGGGGTCACAGGACTGGGAGCACCACACCCTCAGTCTGACCGAGGGCGAAACCGGCATCGACCACGTCGCGTTCCGCACCAGGAGTCCCGAGGCAGTAGACGAACTCGGCGAGCGCTTCGAGGCCGACGGCCTGGACGTCACGAGGGTCGCGGCCGGGGAGGAACGCGGTCAGGGCGAGGCTGTCCGGGTCGAACAGTTCGGCCACCAGTACGAGTTCTACTACGACGTCGAGAAACCCCAGGCACCGCCAGAGAAGCGTTCGAAGCTCCACAACCGGAACTATAGCGAGGGGGAGTGCAACCGCATCGCGCCCCGGCGCATCGACCACTGCCACGTCCAGGACGACGTCTCGCCCGAGCACGCCGCGTGGCTCGGAGACGTCCTCGGCTTCCAGGTGAACGAGCAGTTCCGCGGCGAGGACGACGAACTCTGGGGGTGGTGGCTGTCGGTCACCGCGCTCCCCCACGACATCGCCATCCACCGGGAGCCGGCGGGCTCGGACCCCGAGTTCCACCACGTCTCCTACCACCTCGACAGCTTCCAGGATCTCTGGGTGGCCGCCGACATCCTCGCCGAACACGGCATCGCACCCGACGGCGGTCCGGGCCGACACGCCATCACGCAGGCCGACTTCCTCTACGTCTCCGACCCGGCCAGCGGCGTCCGCGTGGAGTTCTTCGCCGGTCCCGGCTACCTCAACTTCGAACCGGACTGGGAGACCATCGAGTGGACCGCCGACGAGATCGGCGGCGCGACCGACCACCAGTGGATCGGTCGCGGGCCGGAGTGGACCGGCACCCCTTACACTGGCTGGGAGTGA
- a CDS encoding amidohydrolase family protein: MTVVDAYTHVLTEDFYETLLAEYDFQGLSGDPSFLWNVERRLDHMDEFGVDKQVLTLALPPLWRGMDDDTALELTRLANDELRRVADRHPDRFVPVGTVPKASESFLEEFDRCVEDLDMAGVQIFSNVEGEPLDRPQFHGLFERAESHDVPLWMHPQLFEWYDWASEYMEHRLFGWPFDTTLALSRLVFGGVVAEYDFELLAHHGGGMVPFYGGRIDSFYQTRLDYPENYADTDLPELDQPVSDYFRQFHVDTAVSGSVPAHECAHSFFGGDHVVFGTDYPFGPGRGKAWIESGLDAVDEMRVDDATREDILGGNLQRLLD, translated from the coding sequence ATGACCGTCGTCGACGCGTACACCCACGTCCTCACGGAGGACTTCTACGAGACGCTGCTCGCGGAGTACGACTTCCAGGGGCTGAGCGGCGACCCGTCGTTCCTCTGGAACGTCGAGCGCCGCCTCGACCACATGGACGAGTTCGGCGTCGACAAGCAGGTGTTGACGCTCGCGCTCCCGCCGCTGTGGCGCGGCATGGACGACGACACCGCCCTCGAGTTGACGCGGCTGGCAAACGACGAACTCCGGCGCGTGGCCGACCGACACCCCGACCGGTTCGTCCCCGTCGGGACAGTCCCGAAGGCCTCCGAGTCGTTCCTCGAAGAGTTCGACCGCTGTGTCGAGGACCTCGACATGGCCGGCGTCCAGATATTCTCGAACGTCGAGGGCGAGCCACTCGACCGGCCGCAGTTCCACGGGCTGTTCGAGCGCGCGGAGTCCCACGACGTCCCGCTGTGGATGCACCCCCAGCTGTTCGAGTGGTACGATTGGGCGAGCGAGTACATGGAACACCGTCTGTTCGGGTGGCCGTTCGACACCACGCTCGCGCTCTCGCGGCTGGTGTTCGGCGGCGTCGTCGCGGAGTACGACTTCGAGTTGCTCGCCCACCACGGCGGCGGTATGGTGCCGTTCTACGGCGGACGCATCGACTCGTTCTACCAGACGCGACTCGACTACCCGGAGAACTACGCGGACACCGACCTGCCCGAGCTCGACCAGCCGGTGAGCGACTACTTCCGTCAGTTCCACGTCGACACCGCGGTGAGCGGGTCGGTCCCCGCACACGAGTGCGCGCACAGTTTCTTCGGCGGCGACCACGTCGTGTTCGGGACGGACTACCCGTTCGGTCCAGGCCGCGGGAAGGCCTGGATCGAGTCTGGCCTCGACGCCGTCGACGAGATGCGCGTCGACGACGCTACTCGCGAGGACATCCTCGGCGGGAACCTCCAGCGGCTCCTCGACTAA